Proteins found in one Amycolatopsis aidingensis genomic segment:
- a CDS encoding ammonium transporter: MEGNTAWLLTSAALVLLMTPGLAFFYGGMVRSKSVLNMLMMCFGAIGLIGVLWMLYGYSMAYGSDIAGLLGNPFDFVGLSGLMTPDGDPTAGSVDVAFQAMFAIITVALISGGVADRMKFSSWLVFGGLWATLVYFPVAHWVWGDGGWIGEMGALDFAGGTAVHINAGAAALGLVLVLGKRVGWPREPMKPHNLPFVMLGAGLLWFGWFGFNAGSAYAADGIAGIAFVNTLTATCAAMLGWLLLERIRDGHATSLGAASGVVAGLVAITPACAFVDTWGALAIGAVAGFLCALAVGLKYRLGYDDSLDVVGVHLVGGLVGTVMLGFVATTSVNADGADALFYGGGAGLLGTQVISAVVVMIYSAVVAALLGLIIRVTMGARVSTEDETTGIDEAEHAETAYEFGGARGRGVTSGAGVSGAAKRLEESKS, encoded by the coding sequence GTGGAAGGGAACACGGCCTGGTTGCTCACCAGCGCCGCCCTGGTGTTGCTGATGACCCCGGGACTGGCGTTCTTCTACGGCGGCATGGTGCGCTCCAAGAGCGTGCTGAACATGCTCATGATGTGTTTCGGCGCGATCGGGCTCATCGGGGTGCTGTGGATGCTCTACGGCTACTCGATGGCCTACGGCAGTGATATCGCAGGCCTGCTGGGCAACCCGTTCGACTTCGTCGGGTTGAGCGGCCTGATGACCCCGGATGGCGACCCGACCGCGGGCAGCGTGGACGTCGCGTTCCAGGCGATGTTCGCGATCATCACGGTGGCCCTGATCTCAGGCGGGGTCGCCGACCGGATGAAGTTCAGCTCCTGGCTCGTCTTCGGCGGGCTGTGGGCGACCCTGGTCTACTTCCCGGTCGCGCACTGGGTGTGGGGCGACGGCGGCTGGATCGGCGAGATGGGCGCGCTGGACTTCGCCGGTGGCACCGCGGTGCACATCAACGCCGGTGCCGCGGCACTCGGCCTGGTGCTGGTGCTGGGCAAGCGGGTCGGCTGGCCGCGGGAGCCGATGAAGCCGCACAACCTGCCGTTCGTGATGCTCGGCGCGGGCCTGCTGTGGTTCGGCTGGTTCGGCTTCAACGCCGGTTCCGCCTACGCCGCCGACGGGATCGCGGGCATCGCGTTCGTGAACACCCTGACCGCCACCTGCGCGGCCATGCTGGGCTGGCTGTTGCTGGAGCGGATCCGGGACGGGCACGCCACCAGCCTCGGCGCCGCCTCCGGTGTGGTGGCTGGCCTGGTCGCGATCACCCCGGCCTGCGCCTTCGTGGACACCTGGGGCGCGCTGGCGATCGGCGCCGTCGCGGGCTTCCTGTGCGCGCTGGCCGTCGGGCTGAAGTACCGCCTCGGCTACGACGACTCGCTGGACGTCGTCGGCGTGCACCTCGTCGGTGGCCTCGTCGGCACCGTGATGCTCGGCTTCGTCGCCACCACCAGCGTCAACGCCGATGGCGCCGACGCGCTGTTCTACGGCGGTGGCGCCGGGCTGCTCGGCACGCAGGTGATCAGCGCCGTGGTGGTGATGATCTACTCCGCGGTGGTCGCCGCGCTGCTCGGCCTGATCATCAGGGTGACGATGGGTGCCAGGGTGTCCACTGAGGACGAGACCACCGGCATCGACGAGGCCGAGCACGCCGAGACGGCCTACGAGTTCGGCGGCGCCCGCGGCCGGGGCGTCACATCCGGCGCCGGTGTCTCCGGTGCCGCGAAGAGGCTGGAGGAGAGCAAGTCATGA
- the ku gene encoding non-homologous end joining protein Ku codes for MRAVWKGTIGFGTYAIPVKAYTATEEHGTGLNQIHLADGGRIRNKRVCELDGAEVEAAEVGKGYALPGGSVVRLTEEDFARLPLPTAQSIDVCAFVPAEQIDPVYYARSYFLEPEVTGTKPYVLFSEALQQSGKVAVVKVALRQRETLATLRVRDQVLMLETMYWPDEVRTADFPFLHEDVDLRLPELREAVDLIEALAGDFEPGQYTDSYSAALDALIRAKVEGSELVQPTEPIQDEGVTELLAALQRSHEAVANAKAAAGKAARAKSTAKRAARKSRTAADSNH; via the coding sequence ATGCGGGCTGTTTGGAAGGGCACGATCGGTTTCGGGACCTACGCGATCCCGGTCAAGGCGTACACCGCCACCGAGGAACACGGTACGGGTCTGAACCAGATTCACCTTGCCGACGGGGGACGGATCCGGAACAAGCGGGTGTGCGAGCTGGACGGAGCCGAGGTGGAGGCCGCCGAGGTCGGTAAGGGCTACGCATTGCCCGGCGGCAGCGTGGTGCGGCTGACCGAGGAGGACTTCGCCCGCCTGCCGCTGCCCACCGCCCAGTCGATCGACGTGTGCGCCTTCGTGCCGGCCGAGCAGATCGACCCGGTCTACTACGCGCGCAGCTACTTCCTCGAGCCCGAGGTGACCGGCACCAAGCCCTACGTGCTGTTCAGCGAGGCGCTGCAGCAGTCCGGCAAGGTGGCCGTGGTCAAGGTGGCCCTGCGCCAGCGGGAGACGCTGGCTACCCTGCGGGTACGGGACCAGGTGCTGATGCTGGAGACGATGTACTGGCCGGACGAGGTGCGCACCGCCGACTTCCCCTTCCTGCACGAGGACGTCGACCTGCGCCTGCCGGAGCTGCGCGAGGCGGTGGACCTGATCGAGGCGCTGGCCGGCGACTTCGAGCCGGGCCAGTACACCGACTCCTATTCCGCGGCGCTGGACGCGCTGATCCGGGCGAAGGTCGAGGGCAGCGAGCTGGTGCAGCCCACCGAGCCCATCCAGGACGAGGGTGTGACCGAACTGCTGGCCGCGCTGCAACGCAGCCATGAGGCGGTGGCCAACGCCAAGGCCGCGGCCGGGAAGGCCGCGCGGGCAAAGTCCACGGCCAAGCGCGCCGCGCGCAAGTCCCGCACCGCCGCGGACTCCAACCACTGA
- a CDS encoding RNA-binding protein: protein MSFLADSLEHLVRGIVDNPDDVRVELITTRRGRTLEVHVHPDDLGKVIGRGGRTATALRTVMGGIGGRGVRVDVIDTDR from the coding sequence GTGAGCTTCCTCGCCGACTCTCTTGAGCATCTGGTCCGTGGCATCGTCGACAATCCCGACGATGTGCGGGTCGAGCTGATCACCACCCGCCGTGGCCGCACCCTCGAAGTGCATGTCCACCCGGACGACCTCGGCAAGGTGATCGGAAGGGGCGGTCGGACCGCGACCGCACTGCGCACCGTCATGGGCGGGATCGGCGGTCGGGGCGTCCGGGTCGACGTCATCGACACCGATCGCTAG
- a CDS encoding P-II family nitrogen regulator: MKLITAIVKPFTLDDVRSALEQLGVLGMTVSEVQGYGRQKGHTEVYRGAEYAVDFVAKLRVEVVTDDTAVEKVIEAITNAAHTGKIGDGKVWVTPVETVIRVRTGERGTDAL, encoded by the coding sequence ATGAAGCTGATCACAGCGATCGTCAAGCCGTTCACCCTCGACGACGTGCGCTCGGCCCTGGAACAGCTCGGCGTGCTCGGCATGACGGTGAGCGAGGTGCAAGGCTACGGGCGGCAGAAGGGCCACACCGAGGTCTACCGCGGCGCCGAGTACGCCGTGGACTTCGTAGCCAAGCTGCGGGTCGAGGTGGTGACCGACGACACCGCGGTGGAGAAGGTCATCGAGGCGATCACGAACGCGGCGCACACCGGCAAGATCGGCGACGGCAAGGTCTGGGTGACGCCGGTGGAGACGGTGATCAGGGTGCGTACCGGCGAGCGCGGCACCGACGCACTGTAG
- a CDS encoding [protein-PII] uridylyltransferase: MAQGADPRHGGEQDAGGLVEATERLLDGRHRHGRPAAAALRVALVDLYEFWLSRAAAAAGVDTAKPGVALVAVGGLGRRELVPFSDLDLVLLHEGNPGVAELADTLWYPLWDAKVGLDHAVRTPAEALRVAAEDLRTALGLLDARHLAGDQELTARLVTAAKDQWRRTARKRLPEWAEAARHRWERSGEIAQSAEPDLKHGRGGLRDLGLLDAVAAAQLADRPGEELLAARELLLDVRTELRRELRRDRDVLDAPDAARVAPVLDFADRFAMARELSGAARAVAYAVDTALRSAADPPRTRFGRRPTRVPLDEGVVLHGNEVSLARGAVPARDPALLLRVAAASARSGHPIAVGTLRTLADSAPELRTPWPQGARQALTALLGAGEGLVEAVEALDRTGLWSRLFPEWGAVRDLPPREPVHAWTVDRHLVRTCVAAASLATTVSRPDLLLLGALLHDIGKGRKADHSELGAAIAAQVAARIGLSDVDAKLVTGMVRHHLLLPHTATRRDIGDPETVGRVAGTLDTAVGGESAVLLELLHALTRADSLATGPGVWTEWKAGLLAELTGRCARLLRGHGFTQPDPVDEIQRELVATAVRSGTGQMLLSSEGNVATVVLAVPAHAELLAPAAGVLALHSLEVHEAVLRSHDGGHVGVFTASPRFGSLPDLTLLRERFARAVAGGLGLARQLAAKERDYGSAGSAGSASPAHPKVLWFDEEASGASTVVLELRAPDRIGLLYRVAVALRACAAEVRWAKVATLGGAVVDSFAVSPRDGTLDAAWRDRVEKAVLAAAV, from the coding sequence GTGGCGCAGGGGGCAGACCCCCGGCATGGGGGTGAACAGGACGCCGGGGGGCTGGTCGAGGCGACCGAGAGGTTGCTGGATGGCAGGCACCGGCACGGCAGGCCCGCAGCGGCCGCGCTGCGGGTGGCGCTGGTCGACCTGTACGAGTTCTGGCTGAGCAGGGCCGCCGCGGCGGCCGGTGTGGACACCGCGAAACCCGGTGTCGCGCTGGTCGCCGTCGGCGGACTCGGCAGGCGGGAGCTCGTCCCGTTCTCCGACCTCGACCTGGTGCTGCTGCACGAGGGCAATCCCGGGGTCGCCGAACTGGCCGACACGCTCTGGTACCCGCTGTGGGATGCCAAGGTGGGGCTGGACCACGCCGTGCGGACTCCGGCCGAGGCGTTGCGGGTGGCCGCCGAGGATCTGCGCACCGCGCTCGGTCTGCTGGACGCCCGGCACCTGGCTGGCGATCAGGAGCTGACCGCGCGGCTGGTCACCGCGGCGAAGGACCAGTGGCGCCGCACCGCGCGCAAGCGCCTGCCGGAGTGGGCGGAGGCGGCGCGGCACCGCTGGGAGCGCAGCGGCGAGATCGCCCAGTCGGCCGAACCCGACCTCAAACACGGCCGGGGCGGGCTGCGCGACCTCGGCCTGCTGGACGCGGTCGCCGCCGCCCAGCTGGCCGACCGGCCCGGCGAGGAACTGCTCGCCGCCAGGGAGCTGCTGCTGGACGTGCGTACCGAACTGCGCAGGGAGCTGCGCAGGGACCGGGACGTGCTGGACGCCCCGGATGCCGCCAGGGTCGCCCCGGTACTGGACTTCGCCGACCGCTTCGCCATGGCCCGCGAGCTGTCCGGGGCGGCGCGGGCCGTTGCCTACGCGGTGGACACGGCGCTGCGGTCCGCGGCGGACCCGCCGAGAACCCGGTTCGGCAGGCGGCCCACCCGCGTCCCGCTGGACGAGGGCGTTGTGCTGCACGGCAACGAGGTCTCGCTGGCCCGCGGCGCGGTCCCCGCTCGTGATCCGGCGCTGCTGCTGCGGGTCGCGGCGGCCTCGGCCCGCTCAGGGCACCCGATCGCGGTGGGCACCCTGCGCACCCTGGCGGACTCCGCACCGGAACTGCGCACGCCGTGGCCGCAGGGGGCGCGGCAGGCACTGACCGCCCTGCTCGGTGCGGGGGAGGGACTGGTGGAGGCCGTCGAGGCGCTGGACCGGACCGGCCTGTGGTCGCGGCTGTTCCCGGAATGGGGCGCCGTTCGCGACCTTCCGCCAAGGGAACCGGTACATGCCTGGACCGTGGACCGGCATCTGGTGCGCACCTGCGTGGCGGCGGCCTCGCTGGCCACCACCGTGTCCCGGCCGGACCTGCTGCTGCTCGGTGCGCTGCTGCACGATATCGGCAAGGGCAGGAAGGCCGACCATTCCGAGCTCGGCGCCGCCATCGCCGCACAGGTCGCCGCCCGCATTGGTCTGTCCGATGTGGACGCCAAGCTGGTGACCGGGATGGTGCGGCACCACCTGCTGCTACCGCACACCGCCACCAGGCGGGACATCGGCGATCCGGAGACCGTCGGCAGGGTGGCAGGCACCCTCGACACGGCCGTGGGCGGTGAGAGCGCCGTGCTGCTGGAGCTGCTGCACGCGCTCACCAGGGCCGACTCCCTGGCCACCGGGCCGGGGGTGTGGACCGAGTGGAAGGCGGGCCTGCTGGCCGAGCTGACCGGCCGGTGCGCGCGGCTGCTGCGCGGTCACGGGTTCACCCAGCCCGATCCGGTGGATGAGATCCAGCGCGAGCTGGTGGCCACCGCGGTGCGCTCCGGCACGGGGCAGATGCTGCTCAGCTCCGAGGGCAATGTGGCCACCGTGGTGCTTGCCGTGCCCGCGCACGCCGAACTGCTCGCCCCGGCGGCCGGGGTACTCGCGCTGCATTCGCTCGAGGTGCACGAGGCGGTGCTGCGCAGCCACGACGGCGGCCATGTCGGTGTCTTCACCGCCTCGCCCAGGTTCGGTTCCCTGCCCGACCTGACCCTGCTGCGCGAGCGGTTCGCCAGGGCGGTGGCAGGCGGGCTGGGCCTGGCAAGACAGCTGGCGGCCAAGGAACGCGACTATGGCTCGGCTGGCTCGGCAGGCTCAGCGAGCCCGGCCCACCCGAAGGTGCTGTGGTTCGACGAGGAGGCCAGCGGCGCCAGCACCGTGGTGCTCGAGCTGCGCGCCCCGGACCGGATCGGGCTGCTGTACCGGGTGGCCGTGGCGCTGCGGGCCTGCGCGGCCGAGGTGCGCTGGGCCAAGGTGGCCACGCTCGGCGGCGCCGTTGTCGACTCCTTCGCCGTCTCGCCGCGGGACGGCACGCTGGATGCGGCCTGGCGGGACCGGGTGGAGAAGGCGGTGCTCGCCGCGGCGGTCTGA
- a CDS encoding CPBP family intramembrane glutamic endopeptidase, protein MDQEHDPGGPPAVRDGLVLGAHWGFLAFFTGVGGYYLTSLVLAAVLVGGFTGMNVLDVPEIGPVILVVFLPNLALGLGPVLGSWLRGRGLRADFGLLPDLRDLKVGLACGGFALLTGYVLNLLLIAVYGSGQAWDDPLGEVSERLGGATVWLLVTAAIVVLLAPLTEELLLRGALWNGLRHHHVPAWVILLLTALVFALLHGEPHRTVALLGQGVAIGAARLITGRTGASVVAHAANNLPPAVLLVAAS, encoded by the coding sequence GTGGATCAGGAGCACGACCCTGGCGGTCCACCGGCCGTTCGGGACGGCTTGGTTCTGGGAGCCCATTGGGGTTTTCTCGCGTTCTTCACCGGAGTCGGCGGCTACTATCTGACCTCGCTGGTCCTGGCAGCCGTGCTGGTCGGCGGGTTCACCGGCATGAACGTGCTGGACGTGCCGGAGATCGGCCCGGTGATCCTGGTGGTGTTCCTGCCGAACCTGGCCCTTGGCCTCGGCCCCGTGCTGGGGTCCTGGCTGCGCGGGCGCGGGCTGCGTGCCGACTTCGGCCTGCTGCCGGACCTGCGGGATCTCAAGGTCGGCCTGGCCTGCGGCGGTTTCGCCCTGCTCACAGGGTATGTGCTGAACCTGCTGCTGATCGCCGTGTACGGCAGTGGGCAGGCATGGGACGACCCGCTCGGCGAGGTCTCCGAACGGCTCGGCGGCGCGACCGTCTGGCTGCTGGTCACCGCGGCGATCGTCGTGCTGCTCGCCCCGCTGACCGAGGAACTACTGCTGCGTGGCGCGTTGTGGAACGGCCTGCGGCATCATCATGTCCCCGCCTGGGTGATCCTGCTGCTGACCGCGCTGGTGTTCGCCTTGCTGCACGGCGAGCCGCACCGTACCGTCGCCCTGCTCGGACAGGGGGTGGCGATCGGCGCGGCCCGGTTGATCACCGGGCGGACGGGTGCCAGTGTCGTCGCCCACGCGGCGAACAACCTGCCGCCAGCGGTCCTGCTGGTCGCCGCTTCCTGA
- the rpsP gene encoding 30S ribosomal protein S16, whose translation MAVKIKLQRLGKIRAPYYRIIVADARTRRDGKAIETIGKYHPKEEPSFIEVNSERAQHWLKVGAQPTEPVQRILEITGDWQTFKGLPGAEGTLKAPEPKPTKQELFNAALAAAGEEPTTEAVTPKKKGGGKKADKSEKSDKAEQAAQAEGASAESEKAEA comes from the coding sequence GTGGCCGTCAAGATCAAGCTGCAGCGCCTCGGCAAGATCCGCGCGCCGTACTACCGCATCATCGTCGCCGACGCGCGCACCCGGCGGGATGGCAAGGCCATCGAGACGATCGGCAAGTACCACCCGAAGGAAGAGCCGAGCTTCATCGAGGTCAACTCGGAGCGGGCGCAGCACTGGCTGAAGGTCGGCGCGCAGCCCACCGAGCCGGTGCAGCGCATCCTGGAGATCACCGGGGACTGGCAGACGTTCAAGGGCCTGCCGGGCGCGGAGGGCACCCTCAAGGCGCCCGAGCCGAAGCCGACCAAGCAGGAGCTGTTCAACGCCGCGCTCGCCGCGGCAGGCGAGGAGCCCACCACCGAGGCCGTCACGCCCAAGAAGAAGGGCGGCGGCAAGAAGGCCGACAAGTCGGAGAAGTCCGACAAGGCCGAACAGGCCGCGCAGGCCGAGGGTGCATCGGCCGAGAGCGAGAAGGCGGAGGCGTGA
- the rimM gene encoding ribosome maturation factor RimM (Essential for efficient processing of 16S rRNA) has product MEVVVGRIAKAHGVRGEVAVEVRTDSPELRFAPDTVLTARSRRGESQQLTVTAARQHTGGRLLVRFAEAPGREPAEALRGLLLFADTADLPAIEDPDEFYDHQLEGLRVELADGSTIGTVREVVHSPAGELLAVERDGAVSLVPFVRAIVPEVDLATGRVVLDPPEGLLD; this is encoded by the coding sequence ATGGAGGTCGTGGTCGGCCGCATCGCCAAGGCGCACGGGGTGCGCGGCGAGGTCGCCGTTGAGGTGCGCACCGACTCCCCGGAGCTGCGGTTCGCACCGGACACGGTGCTGACCGCGCGGTCCCGGCGCGGGGAAAGCCAGCAGCTCACCGTGACAGCCGCCCGCCAGCACACCGGCGGGCGGCTGTTGGTGCGTTTCGCCGAGGCCCCCGGCAGGGAGCCCGCCGAGGCACTGCGCGGCCTGCTGCTGTTCGCCGACACCGCCGACCTGCCCGCCATCGAGGACCCGGACGAGTTCTACGACCACCAGCTGGAAGGGCTGCGGGTGGAACTGGCCGACGGCAGCACCATCGGCACCGTGCGCGAGGTGGTGCATTCCCCCGCGGGGGAGTTGCTCGCGGTCGAGCGGGACGGTGCGGTCAGCCTGGTGCCCTTCGTCCGTGCGATCGTGCCCGAGGTGGACCTGGCCACCGGCCGGGTTGTGCTCGACCCCCCGGAAGGCCTGCTCGACTAG
- the ffh gene encoding signal recognition particle protein, which yields MFDTLSDRLTSVLQNLRGKGKLSDADIDATAREIRIALLEADVALPVVREFIAQIKQRAKGAEVSAALNPAQQVVKIVNEELVAILGGETRRLNLAKTPPTVIMLAGLQGSGKTTLAGKLAMWLKKQGHTPLLVACDLQRPNAVTQLQVVGERAGVPTFAPEPGNGVGDPVDVARKAIDESRRAQHDVVVVDTAGRLGVDEELMRQAADIRDAVQPDETLFVVDAMIGQDAVTTAEAFRDGVGFTGVVLTKLDGDARGGAALSVRQVTGQPILFASNGEKLEDFDAFHPDRMASRILGMGDMLTLIEQAEQAFDQEKAEQAAAKLGTGEMTLEDFLDQMLAVRKMGPIGNLLGMLPGAGQMKDQLAGVDDKHLDRLQAIIRGMTPAERADPKMINASRRQRIARGSGVAVREVNDLVNRFFEAKKMMQQMAGRFGFGGGPGGGKKNRKGKKGKKGKGRGPTQPKVRGGFPGGMPGLPPGGAQGGGGMPDLSQLGGGLNDLPPGFDPSKINLPKNK from the coding sequence GTGTTCGACACCCTCTCCGATCGGCTCACGTCGGTCCTGCAGAACCTGCGCGGCAAGGGGAAGCTCTCCGACGCCGACATCGACGCGACCGCGCGCGAGATCCGCATCGCACTGCTGGAAGCCGACGTCGCGCTGCCCGTGGTGCGGGAGTTCATCGCGCAGATCAAGCAGCGCGCCAAGGGGGCCGAGGTCTCCGCGGCGCTGAATCCGGCCCAGCAGGTCGTCAAGATCGTCAACGAGGAGCTCGTCGCGATCCTCGGCGGGGAGACCCGCAGGCTCAACCTGGCCAAGACCCCGCCCACGGTGATCATGCTCGCCGGTCTGCAGGGCTCCGGTAAGACCACGCTGGCAGGCAAGCTGGCGATGTGGCTGAAGAAGCAGGGGCACACCCCGCTGCTGGTCGCCTGTGACCTGCAACGGCCGAACGCGGTGACCCAGTTGCAGGTGGTCGGCGAACGGGCCGGGGTGCCCACCTTCGCGCCGGAGCCCGGCAACGGGGTCGGCGACCCGGTGGACGTGGCGCGCAAGGCGATCGACGAGTCCCGCCGCGCCCAGCACGACGTGGTGGTCGTGGACACCGCTGGCCGCCTCGGTGTGGACGAGGAACTGATGCGGCAGGCCGCCGACATCCGGGACGCCGTGCAGCCGGACGAGACGTTGTTCGTGGTCGACGCGATGATCGGTCAGGACGCGGTGACCACGGCCGAGGCCTTCCGGGACGGGGTTGGCTTCACCGGCGTGGTGCTCACCAAGCTGGACGGCGACGCCCGTGGTGGTGCCGCGCTGTCCGTGCGCCAGGTCACCGGGCAGCCGATCCTGTTCGCCTCCAACGGGGAGAAGCTGGAGGACTTCGACGCCTTCCACCCCGACCGGATGGCCAGCCGGATCCTCGGCATGGGCGACATGCTCACCCTGATCGAGCAGGCCGAGCAGGCCTTCGACCAGGAGAAGGCCGAGCAGGCCGCGGCCAAGCTGGGCACCGGGGAGATGACCCTGGAGGACTTCCTCGACCAGATGCTCGCCGTGCGCAAGATGGGCCCGATCGGCAACCTGCTGGGCATGCTGCCCGGCGCGGGCCAGATGAAGGACCAGCTGGCCGGGGTGGACGATAAGCACCTGGACCGGCTGCAGGCGATCATCCGCGGGATGACCCCCGCCGAGCGCGCCGACCCGAAGATGATCAACGCCTCCCGCAGGCAGCGGATCGCGCGCGGCTCGGGTGTGGCGGTGCGCGAGGTCAACGACCTGGTGAACCGCTTCTTCGAGGCCAAGAAGATGATGCAGCAGATGGCGGGCCGGTTCGGCTTCGGCGGCGGTCCCGGCGGTGGCAAGAAGAACCGCAAGGGCAAGAAAGGCAAGAAGGGCAAGGGGCGCGGCCCCACCCAGCCGAAGGTGCGCGGCGGCTTCCCCGGCGGCATGCCGGGGCTCCCGCCGGGCGGCGCGCAGGGCGGCGGCGGAATGCCGGACCTTTCCCAGCTCGGCGGCGGGCTGAACGACCTGCCGCCGGGGTTCGACCCTTCCAAGATCAACCTGCCGAAGAACAAGTAA
- a CDS encoding CPBP family intramembrane glutamic endopeptidase yields the protein MTFSQSRKPVPGPEPENEENDAVSSAGDTLPHRWGFGAFLLVEAVLLASAAFVGVLLNGDRTGGSVPVRDVLIGTITPTLIAAAAALLITRVRGNGPLLDLRLSWRWDDVRTGLRFGMLGLVCTTVGAFLWTQAVGEENATSAISALVEDQPMSVTAAVVMFLYLWLLGPICEEVIYRGLLWGAVERLSWGKEKTGRIAAFLLSTGVFAASHLEPLRTTLLLVIAVPIGLARLVTGRLLGSIVAHQVNNFLPALAILLTALGVVAL from the coding sequence GTGACCTTCTCCCAGTCGAGGAAGCCGGTCCCCGGGCCCGAACCGGAGAACGAGGAGAACGACGCTGTGAGCAGTGCGGGGGACACCCTGCCGCATCGCTGGGGCTTCGGCGCCTTCCTCCTCGTCGAAGCCGTGCTGCTGGCCTCGGCCGCCTTCGTGGGGGTGCTGCTGAACGGGGACCGCACCGGCGGTTCGGTGCCGGTCCGCGATGTGCTGATCGGCACCATCACCCCGACCCTGATCGCCGCCGCGGCCGCCCTGCTGATCACCAGGGTGCGCGGCAACGGCCCGCTGCTGGACCTGCGGTTGTCCTGGCGATGGGACGACGTTCGCACCGGCCTCCGGTTCGGGATGCTCGGCCTGGTGTGCACCACGGTGGGCGCCTTCCTCTGGACCCAGGCTGTCGGCGAGGAGAACGCCACCTCGGCGATCAGCGCGCTGGTCGAGGACCAGCCGATGTCGGTGACGGCCGCGGTGGTGATGTTCCTCTACCTGTGGCTGCTCGGACCGATCTGCGAGGAGGTCATCTACCGCGGCCTGCTCTGGGGTGCGGTGGAGCGGCTGAGCTGGGGTAAGGAGAAGACCGGCCGGATCGCCGCCTTCCTGCTGTCCACCGGGGTGTTCGCCGCCAGCCATCTCGAGCCGTTGCGTACCACGTTGCTGCTGGTCATCGCGGTTCCGATCGGGCTGGCGCGGCTGGTGACCGGCAGGCTGCTCGGCAGCATCGTCGCGCACCAGGTGAACAACTTCCTGCCCGCACTGGCCATCCTGCTGACTGCGCTCGGTGTGGTCGCGCTGTGA
- a CDS encoding amidohydrolase family protein yields the protein MLPEGGTRDVWISDGRITFEPVEGARTLVPDGFLVPGLVDAHCHPGLGTGGAVTVAEAVRQARTDRDAGTLLIRDCGVPMDNRPLQQRADLPRIIRCGRHLSLPKRYIPGLGLELDHPDQLPAAVAAQAADGDGWVKLVGDWIDRSVGDLAALWPDDVLAEAVRVAHEAGARVTAHVFGEQALPGLVAAGIDCLEHGTGLGADLITELARLRIALVPTLINVLENFPGIADQASKYPTYAAHMRALHDGVLDMVAAAHEAGVPVYAGSDAGGLVAHGRVVDEIEALHRAGLPAEQALGAASWAAREWLGHPSLTEGAPADLLVLDEDPRQNLAALRHPRSIILRGRAVQGT from the coding sequence ATGCTGCCGGAGGGCGGCACGCGGGATGTGTGGATCAGCGACGGCCGGATCACCTTCGAGCCGGTCGAGGGTGCGCGGACCCTGGTGCCGGACGGGTTCCTGGTGCCGGGTCTGGTCGACGCGCACTGCCACCCCGGCCTGGGCACCGGGGGCGCGGTGACGGTGGCCGAGGCGGTGCGGCAGGCCCGCACCGACCGGGACGCCGGGACCCTGCTCATCCGCGACTGCGGTGTCCCGATGGACAACCGGCCACTGCAGCAGCGTGCCGACCTGCCCCGCATCATCCGATGCGGCAGGCATCTCTCGCTGCCCAAGCGCTACATTCCCGGCCTCGGCCTCGAGCTGGACCACCCGGACCAGCTGCCGGCCGCGGTGGCCGCACAGGCCGCCGACGGCGACGGCTGGGTCAAGCTCGTCGGGGACTGGATCGACCGCTCGGTGGGTGACCTCGCCGCGCTGTGGCCGGACGACGTGCTGGCCGAGGCGGTGCGGGTGGCGCACGAGGCGGGGGCGCGGGTGACCGCGCACGTGTTCGGCGAGCAGGCGCTGCCCGGACTGGTGGCCGCCGGGATCGACTGCCTCGAACACGGCACCGGCCTCGGCGCGGACCTGATCACCGAGCTGGCCCGCCTGCGCATCGCGCTGGTTCCCACCTTGATCAACGTGCTGGAGAACTTCCCCGGCATCGCCGACCAGGCGAGCAAGTACCCGACCTACGCGGCGCATATGCGGGCGTTGCACGACGGCGTGCTGGACATGGTGGCCGCGGCGCACGAGGCGGGCGTGCCGGTCTACGCGGGCAGCGATGCGGGCGGGCTGGTCGCGCACGGCAGGGTGGTGGACGAGATCGAGGCCCTGCACCGCGCCGGGCTGCCCGCCGAGCAGGCTCTCGGCGCCGCCTCCTGGGCCGCGCGCGAATGGCTGGGCCACCCTTCGCTGACCGAGGGTGCTCCGGCCGACCTGCTGGTCCTGGACGAGGACCCCAGGCAGAACCTCGCCGCCCTCCGCCACCCCAGGTCGATCATCCTCCGCGGCCGGGCCGTCCAAGGCACGTGA